A single region of the Oscillospiraceae bacterium genome encodes:
- a CDS encoding DUF1858 domain-containing protein, with protein sequence MEVTKETLIGDVLDYDVETAQFFFEIGMHCLGCPSARGETLEQACAVHGVDIDEFLEKLNSHFE encoded by the coding sequence ATGGAAGTAACAAAGGAAACTCTTATCGGTGATGTTCTTGATTATGATGTTGAAACAGCACAATTTTTCTTTGAAATAGGAATGCATTGTTTAGGCTGTCCCTCTGCAAGAGGAGAAACTCTTGAGCAAGCTTGTGCTGTTCACGGAGTAGACATTGATGAGTTTTTAGAAAAGCTCAACAGCCATTTTGAATAA